The Oscillospiraceae bacterium genome contains the following window.
GTGGGCCGCGCGCCTGCCCATATCGACCTTGTGCGCCCGCTGCGTGACGGCATTATACAGGATCACCGCATGACGAACGAATTGATCGTGCGGTTTGTCAACGAGGTCTGCCGCTCCCGTTTCTTCAAGCCGCGCATCGCCGTCTGCGTGCCGGCCGCTATCACCGGCATCGAGGCGGACGCCGTGGTGGAATCCGTCATGGCGGCAGGGGCCAGGCAGGTCTTTCTGGTGGATGAGCCTGTGGCCGCTGCGCTCGGCGCCGGGCTGCAGATCCGCCAGCCGCACGGCTGCATGGTTGTGGACATCGGCGGCGGCTCCACCGATATTGCTGTCATCAGCATGGGCGGCCGGGTCAAGGCGGCCAGCCTGCCGGTGGCGGGCAACGCCTTTGACAACTGCATCGCCCAGTATGTGCAGGAAAAATTCCAGATTGCCATCGGCCCGCTGACCGCCGAGCAGCTGAAAAAGCAGGTGGCCTGCTGCACCAAAAGCGAATTTGAGGGTGTTATGGAGGTGCGCGGTCATTCTTGGGAGACGAACCTGCCTGCCCGCCGCGTTGTCTACACCCGCGATCTCTATGAGCCTGTGCAGGAGCTGGCCGCCCGCATTGCCGCTGCCGCCCGCAATGTGCTGGAAAGCACCCCGCCCGAACTGGCAGCGGATGTATCCTCCACCGGCGTGCTGCTGACCGGCGGCGGCTCTCTGCTGCGCGGGCTGGCAAGCTATATCGCAGGGGAACTGCACACCGATGTGGCCATTGCGCCCGACCCGCTCAACTGTGTGGCGCGCGGTACGGCCATCAGCCTGAGCGAGGGAAAATATCTCACCGCGGGCTTCCGCGATGCCACGCCCAAAAGCTGGAACAAGCGCCTGAACCACACCTATGACCCTTTCTCTGCGGAGTGAAGTGTGGTATAATAAAAAATATTCTCTGCAGAGACAACCCGCCGTGTAGGGGTACGAACACCCCATGAAAGGACTTCCCATGCCCGACATCACCACCGAATATCTCGCCCTGCGCGATCAATATATCGAAGCCCGCTTTGCCCGGCTTAACTCTGTGCAGCGGCAGGCTGTCTTTGCCACCGAAGGCCCGCTGCTGATTCTGGCAGGTGCAGGCTCCGGCAAGACCACCGTGCTGGTCAACCGCATCGCCAACATCATCCGCTTCGGCTCGGCCCACGGCAGCCGCGAGCTGCCCCGCCCTGTGACCGAGGCTGACCTCAACGACCTGCGCACTGCTGTGGCCAACGGCCGCGACCTTCCCCGGGAAACCGCCTATCTGGCCGTGCGCCCGGCCCGGCCGTGGAATGTACTGGCCATCACCTTTACGAACAAGGCTGCAGGGGAGCTGAAGGAGCGACTGCGCGCCATGCTGGGGGACACCCTCGGCGGCGATGTCAACGCCTCCACCTTCCACTCTGCCTGCGTGCGGATGCTGCGCCGCGATGCCGAGCGCATCGGCTTTCCCAAAAGCTTTACGATCTATGATTCCGATGACCAGCAGCGTGTGATCAAGCAGATCTACAAGGATCTGATGATCGATGATAAGTTCCTGCCTGTCAAGTCGGCCATTGCGCAGATCTCCTCCTTCAAGGATAAGCTCATGTCTGCCGAGGAGGTGGCCGGTGAGCCGTTTGCCAACACCAAGGCGCAGCTTATCTCCAAAATTTACACAGCCTACGCAGGCCGCCTGAAGACGGCAGGCGCGATGGATTTTGACGACCTGATTTTCCACACTGTCCGGCTGCTGCAAAACGATGCCGAGGCGCGGGAATACTACCAGAACCGCTTCCGCTATGTCGTTGTGGATGAGTATCAGGACACCAGTGTGGCCCAGTTCCATCTGGTGCGGCTGCTCGCAGGCGGCACCAACAATGTCTGCGTTGTCGGCGATGACGACCAGTCCATCTATAAATTCCGCGGCGCTACGATCGAAAATATCCTGAATTTTGAGAAGGTGTTCAGCGGTGCCAAAACGATCCGGCTTGAGCAGAACTATCGCTCCACCGCGAATATTCTGAACGCCGCCAACAGCGTCATCAAAAACAATATGGGCCGCAAGGGCAAGACCCTCTGGACCGAGAGCGGGGACGGCGAAAAGGTCCACCACTACACGGCCACGAACGAGCAGGACGAGGCCAGCCATATCGCTGATGTCATCGGCGAGCATCTGCGCGAGGGCGCGAGCCTGAAAGATCACGCCGTGCTCTACCGCATGAACGCCCAGTCCAACCCCATTGAAACCTATTTCGCCCGTGCAGGCATCCCATACCGCATTGTGGGCGGTCAGCGCTTCTTTGACCGCAAGGAGGTCAAGGACATCAACAGCTATCTGGCCGTCATCGTCAACCCGCGCGATGATGTGCGGCTGCGCCGTATCATTAACGAGCCTGCGCGTAAAATAGGCATGACGACCATCGAAAAGATCGGCGAGCTTGCCTCCGCTGCCGGTGTGCCGATGATGGAGATCATCGCCCATGTGCGGGACTACCCTGCACTGCAGCGTGCCGCCGCACCGCTGGAGCGGTTCTATGAGATGTACCGCGAGCTTTGTGATCTGTCAGTCAGTGAGCCGCTGGATGTGTTTGTCGGTGATGTTATCAAAAAGAGCGGCTACGAGGCCATGCTCAAGGCCATGAAGGAGGAGGGGGAGACCCGCCTCGAGAACTTGGGGCAGCTCGTCAGCTCAATCAAGACCTACGCAGACCAGAACGGCGAGGACGCGACCCTTGCCGGCTTCCTCGAGGAGGTCGCGCTGATCTCTGACCTTGACAGCTATGACAACGATGCCGACAGTGTGACGATGATGACGATCCACTCGGCCAAGGGTCTGGAATTTCCCTATGTTTTTGTCATCGGCATGGAGGACGGCATCTTCCCCGGTGATATGGCCAAATATAACGAGGAGGACATGGAGGAGGAGCGCCGCCTTTGCTATGTGGCCATTACCCGCGCCAAAAAGGAGCTGTATCTCTCGTCCTCCCGCACGCGGATGATCTTCGGCCAGACGCGCCGCAACCCGCCGTCTGCCTTCCTGAGCGAGATTGACCCGAATCTGCTGGACGAGAGCCAAAGCCCCGAGCTTGCCGGTTATGGCGGCGGTTTCGGCGCAGGGTACGGCAGCTACAGCACCAATGTGCCGGGCGGGCGCAGCGGCTACTCCGGCGCGTCCCGTGGCTACCTGAACAGTGAGTACAACGCCCGTCCGCGCGGCGGTTTCGGCGGTGGCTACAGCAGCGGCTTTGCCAGCGGCGGGCATGAAAGTCCCAACAGCTATGGCGGCCGCCATACGGTGCAAAGCACAGGCTTTGGCTCCGGCTACGGCCGCAGCCGCGGGGCAGGCAGCGCAGTCCCGGCCGGGGCAGGCACCTCCACACTGGCGGGCGCACCGGCCGCAGCGGCCCCCAAAAAGAAGGAAACCGTCAGCTATGCGCCCGGCGATGTTGTGGATCACCGCGTATTCGGCCGCGGCACGGTATTGAAGGCAACGCCCATCGCGGGGGACTGCATCGTTGAAATTCAGTTCGACCGCGTAGGCGTCAAAAAAACAATGGCCAACTATGCGCCGCTGAAAAAGGTGGAGGAATGATATGTTAGTTCAGCTCATTGCCCATACGAATGACCCCGAGAAAACGATTGCCGCAGCGGCGAAGCTTTGCTACTCGGACGCACATATTGAAACGCTGCTTGACGGTCTGACGCCTGAAAAGACGGCGGCCTTCCTGCAAAAGCTGACGGATCTCGGCCATGCCAGCCCAATCGAGCATGCAAGCTTCACCTTTGGCATCGAGGGCGTGTCCCGCACCTTTTTGGCACAGGTAACGCGCCACCGCATCGGCAGCTTCAGCGTGCAGAGTCAGCGCTATGTCCGGCTGGACGATTTCCGCTATGTCATTCCGCCGGAGATCGAGGCTATCCCTGAGGCCAAGGCGCAGTTCATTGCCTCGATGAACGAGGATGCCGAAAAGTATCTTGCGCTCGTCCGTACATTGGAAGATGCCCACACGGCACGCTTTATGGCCGAGGGTCTTACGGAAAAGGCCGCCCGCGCCAAGGCCTCCAAGCAGGCCAATGAGGATGCGCGCTTTGTGCTGCCCAACGCCTGTGAGACCAAGATGGTCATGACGATGAACTGCCGCAGCCTGCAGAATTTCTTTAATCTGCGCTGCTGCAACCGCGCCCAGTGGGAGATACGCGCTGTGGCCGATGAGATGCTGCGCCTTGTGTTGCCGCTGGCACCGCATGTCTTTGCGGCGGCAGGCCCGCGCTGCCTGACCGGCCCCTGCCCGGAGGGTCGCATGTGCTGCGGCAAGCAGGCCGAGGTGCGCGAAAAATACGCGAAGCTCAAAGAGGAGGCAGTGTAAATGGGGCAGCTTATCATTTTTGAGGGGCTGGACGGCTCCGGCAAGGGAACCCAGACAAAATTGACGGCGCAGCGCCTGCAGCAGCAGGGGTACGATCTGCGGCAGATCACCTTTCCGGACTATGAAAGCGAGTCCTCGGCACTGGTCAGGATGTACCTTTCGGGTGCCTTCGGCGATAAGCCTGATGATGTGAACGCCTACGCGGCCTCCAGCTTTTATGCCGTGGACCGCTATGCCAGCTATAAGACCGGCTGGGGTGAGTTTTACCGGGAGGGCGGTTTGGTCCTCTCAGACCGCTATACGACCTCCAATGCGGTGCATCAATGCTCCAAGCTGCCGCCGATGCACTGGGATGGCTTTCTGAACTGGCTGTTCGACTTTGAGTATAAGAAGTTTGGCATCCCTGCGCCGGACGCCGTGGTCTATCTGGCCGTTGATCCCGAGGTCTCCCAGCGGCTGATCACCGAGCGTTACCACGGTGATGAAAGCAAGCGTGATATTCAGGAGCGGGATGCCGAGTATCTGGCACGCAGCCGCGCCGCCGCCGAGTACTGCGCCCGTACCCTCGGCTGGCACCGCATCGAGTGTACCGTCAATGTCAACGGAACAAAGACGATGCGCCCGGTGGAGGAGATCAACGATGAAATCCTTGCACAGCTGAAGACGGTCCTGTAAAATGGGACCGGCATTCCGCTGATATAAAAGAACCACTGTGCAGAAGTAAAATTTGACAAAAGAGGTGAGGCCCATGCTGCGCAAGGCAACCGAAGAAGATCTGTCCGCGCTGGTGGCGCTGCGCTGCAAAGCGGCCGGCACCAACCGCGCCGATGCCGCAGGCTGGCTGCAGAATGTGGCAGGGCTTGAAAATATTCTGGTGCTGGAAAAAAACGGCCAGCCCCCCGCAGCAATGCTGGCCGCCGTACCGGTCGAGTACGGCCAGCATCACGGCATCTGGCTTTGCGGGGCGGCGGGGGCACAGGGCGTGCCGCTGGACCGCCTGCTGCCCAAATGGATCGAAAGCTGTCTGCGTGCCTATGGGGCCAGCGGGTTTGACTTTGCCGTCATGACCTCCGATGGCACCCAGAATGCGGAAACGCTCAAGGCACTCGGCTTTGCCGGTCAGCTGCCCCTGCGGCTGCTGCAGACGCCCATCCGCCGCGATCTGCTCGCGCAGGCGGTGTTTGACAGCCTGACCGTACACAAGCTGGTCGAGATGCGCCATATCTACCAGCCCGGCTGCATCTGCCTGCCGGAGCAGGCGATGAATGAGATCATGACCCAGCTTTACCGCCGCGGGCTGACTGTGGTGTCCAACCGCCGCGGATACGGGTTATACTATACCAAGGGCGATACGCTGCAATTTCTGGAATTGCAGGCTGATAACGACCACTGCGCCGACCTGCTGCTGCAGGCTGCGCGGGAAAAAACCGGTGCGCAGAATGCCCGTATCCTGCTTGCGGAGAACCAGACCCTGTATCTGGGGGCCGGACGCCGCTGCGGCTACGGCATGATCGCCTTTTTGGGCAGACCATTCCCGACAACAGATGCGTATTTCAGGATGCTGTTGTGACCGCTGAATCAAAAACCATCAACAGGAAACACAAAGTTAGGAGTATCCCATGAGGATCAATCGTTCAAATCCGGAACCGTCCGGGGCGCAGCAGCCCGCCGTACAGCCGCAGACTGCTGCCCCGCAGCAGCCGGCCCCCCGCCGCGAGGAGCCGCGTCAGGAGCCGCCGAAGCCAAAAAAAGAAAAGCCTAAAAAACGCCCCGAGCCCGAGGAATACGAGGCGTATGAGGAGGACGAGGAGGAAAAGCCCCGCCGCCGTTTTCCGGTCGGCTGCCTGATCGTGCTTGTGATTTTGGCTCTGGTCGGCTTCGGCGGATATAAGGTGTCCCAGTTCTACGCCGAGCTGGACGGTCAGGGAACGCTGGGCGAGGTACAGACTATCACCGTGCCGGAGGGCTCCTCCGTGTCCAGCATTGCCACGCAGCTCAAGGATTCCGGCGTTATCCAGTATGACTGGCTGTTCAAGCAGTATGTCAAGTACAGCGGCAAAGCCGGGGAGATTCAGTACGGCAGCTTTGAGGTCCAGTCCGGCATGGCCTACAACGAGATCATCAAGGCCCTGTCCGTTGTGACCCGCCGTCCCACCGTCAATGTAACGATCCCCGAGGGCACGACCGCTGTGGGCGTGGCCCAGATCTTTGTCGATGCCGGCCTTGTGGAGGATGTGGACACCTTCCTGTCCTGCGCCAACGGCACCGATGGCTCGGACTGGAGCCAGTATGATTTCTGGAACGCTATCCCGGACAATGGCCGCCTGATGAAGTGCGAGGGGTACCTGTTCCCTGACACCTACAACCTCTATGCCGATGAGAGCGTCTATTACTATGTGAACCAGCTCTACGGTGAGTTTGACGCCAAGACGGCAGATCTGGCCGATACCATCGCCGCCAAGGGCACCAGCCTTGACGATGTTGTCAAGCTGGCCAGCTTCATTCAGGAGGAGGCCGGCCTTGCCAGCGAGGATTCCAAGGTCAGCGCCTGCTTCCACAACCGTCTTGAATCGGCTGACCCGCAGTGGGCGGAGCACAAGCTGGAATCCAACGCTTCGAGCTATATTATGCAGGACCGTGAGAACAACTATCTCTGGAATTCCCCGACTGCCGAGTATTTCGGCTGGCCGGAGCAGGGAGCTATCCCGGAGGATGTGCTGGCTCTCTATGACACCTACGCCATCAGCGGCCTGCCCGCAGGCCCCATTTCCTGCCCGGGCTATGCCGCCATCGAGGCAGCGCTGAACCCCGACCAGCAGTATCTGGACGAGGGATACTACTTCTTCGTCACGGGCCACCCTGACACCGATGTGGCCGGGCAGTATTTCTACGCCAA
Protein-coding sequences here:
- a CDS encoding rod shape-determining protein, which translates into the protein MKQYDIGIDLGTTSIIIATEEQGVVFRQPTIGAVDTRTNSILAVGDAALKMVGRAPAHIDLVRPLRDGIIQDHRMTNELIVRFVNEVCRSRFFKPRIAVCVPAAITGIEADAVVESVMAAGARQVFLVDEPVAAALGAGLQIRQPHGCMVVDIGGGSTDIAVISMGGRVKAASLPVAGNAFDNCIAQYVQEKFQIAIGPLTAEQLKKQVACCTKSEFEGVMEVRGHSWETNLPARRVVYTRDLYEPVQELAARIAAAARNVLESTPPELAADVSSTGVLLTGGGSLLRGLASYIAGELHTDVAIAPDPLNCVARGTAISLSEGKYLTAGFRDATPKSWNKRLNHTYDPFSAE
- a CDS encoding UvrD-helicase domain-containing protein is translated as MKGLPMPDITTEYLALRDQYIEARFARLNSVQRQAVFATEGPLLILAGAGSGKTTVLVNRIANIIRFGSAHGSRELPRPVTEADLNDLRTAVANGRDLPRETAYLAVRPARPWNVLAITFTNKAAGELKERLRAMLGDTLGGDVNASTFHSACVRMLRRDAERIGFPKSFTIYDSDDQQRVIKQIYKDLMIDDKFLPVKSAIAQISSFKDKLMSAEEVAGEPFANTKAQLISKIYTAYAGRLKTAGAMDFDDLIFHTVRLLQNDAEAREYYQNRFRYVVVDEYQDTSVAQFHLVRLLAGGTNNVCVVGDDDQSIYKFRGATIENILNFEKVFSGAKTIRLEQNYRSTANILNAANSVIKNNMGRKGKTLWTESGDGEKVHHYTATNEQDEASHIADVIGEHLREGASLKDHAVLYRMNAQSNPIETYFARAGIPYRIVGGQRFFDRKEVKDINSYLAVIVNPRDDVRLRRIINEPARKIGMTTIEKIGELASAAGVPMMEIIAHVRDYPALQRAAAPLERFYEMYRELCDLSVSEPLDVFVGDVIKKSGYEAMLKAMKEEGETRLENLGQLVSSIKTYADQNGEDATLAGFLEEVALISDLDSYDNDADSVTMMTIHSAKGLEFPYVFVIGMEDGIFPGDMAKYNEEDMEEERRLCYVAITRAKKELYLSSSRTRMIFGQTRRNPPSAFLSEIDPNLLDESQSPELAGYGGGFGAGYGSYSTNVPGGRSGYSGASRGYLNSEYNARPRGGFGGGYSSGFASGGHESPNSYGGRHTVQSTGFGSGYGRSRGAGSAVPAGAGTSTLAGAPAAAAPKKKETVSYAPGDVVDHRVFGRGTVLKATPIAGDCIVEIQFDRVGVKKTMANYAPLKKVEE
- the thyX gene encoding FAD-dependent thymidylate synthase, which produces MLVQLIAHTNDPEKTIAAAAKLCYSDAHIETLLDGLTPEKTAAFLQKLTDLGHASPIEHASFTFGIEGVSRTFLAQVTRHRIGSFSVQSQRYVRLDDFRYVIPPEIEAIPEAKAQFIASMNEDAEKYLALVRTLEDAHTARFMAEGLTEKAARAKASKQANEDARFVLPNACETKMVMTMNCRSLQNFFNLRCCNRAQWEIRAVADEMLRLVLPLAPHVFAAAGPRCLTGPCPEGRMCCGKQAEVREKYAKLKEEAV
- a CDS encoding thymidylate kinase, which encodes MGQLIIFEGLDGSGKGTQTKLTAQRLQQQGYDLRQITFPDYESESSALVRMYLSGAFGDKPDDVNAYAASSFYAVDRYASYKTGWGEFYREGGLVLSDRYTTSNAVHQCSKLPPMHWDGFLNWLFDFEYKKFGIPAPDAVVYLAVDPEVSQRLITERYHGDESKRDIQERDAEYLARSRAAAEYCARTLGWHRIECTVNVNGTKTMRPVEEINDEILAQLKTVL
- the mltG gene encoding endolytic transglycosylase MltG gives rise to the protein MRINRSNPEPSGAQQPAVQPQTAAPQQPAPRREEPRQEPPKPKKEKPKKRPEPEEYEAYEEDEEEKPRRRFPVGCLIVLVILALVGFGGYKVSQFYAELDGQGTLGEVQTITVPEGSSVSSIATQLKDSGVIQYDWLFKQYVKYSGKAGEIQYGSFEVQSGMAYNEIIKALSVVTRRPTVNVTIPEGTTAVGVAQIFVDAGLVEDVDTFLSCANGTDGSDWSQYDFWNAIPDNGRLMKCEGYLFPDTYNLYADESVYYYVNQLYGEFDAKTADLADTIAAKGTSLDDVVKLASFIQEEAGLASEDSKVSACFHNRLESADPQWAEHKLESNASSYIMQDRENNYLWNSPTAEYFGWPEQGAIPEDVLALYDTYAISGLPAGPISCPGYAAIEAALNPDQQYLDEGYYFFVTGHPDTDVAGQYFYAKTADEHYQNCVKAGWAS